Proteins from a genomic interval of Dendropsophus ebraccatus isolate aDenEbr1 chromosome 6, aDenEbr1.pat, whole genome shotgun sequence:
- the HINT3 gene encoding adenosine 5'-monophosphoramidase HINT3 — translation MSADGEQQPGAGTYDSKCIFCRISNNHEGEAELLHSDEELACFKDIRPGAPYHYLVVPKKHVGNCKTLTSDDVPLVQNMVEVGKTVLQKNNVTDLEDIRLGFHWPPFCSISHLHLHVLAPASQLGFLSRMIYRLNSYWFITADQLIERLQANVPTS, via the exons ATGTCTGCGGACGGTGAGCAGCAGCCCGGTGCCGGCACCTATGACAGCAAGTGCATCTTCTGCAGGATCTCCAACAACCACGAGGGCGAGGCCGAGCTGCTGCACTCTGAC GAGGAGCTGGCCTGCTTTAAAGACATAAGACCTGGAGCACCCTATCACTACCTGGTGGTACCCAAGAAACACGTAGGGAACTGTAAAACCTTAACAAGTGATGATGTGCCATTAG TTCAGAATATGGTGGAAGTAGGAAAGACCGTATTGCAGAagaacaatgtgactgatctggAGGATATAAG GTTGGGTTTCCACTGGCCTCCCTTTTGCTCAATATCCCATCTACATCTTCATGTTCTGGCTCCAGCCAGCCAGCTGGGATTTCTCTCTCGAATGATTTACAGACTGAATTCTTACTGGTTTATTACG